In Isoptericola jiangsuensis, the following proteins share a genomic window:
- a CDS encoding DUF3515 family protein codes for MPLPRASAPAALGCLFLLSACTPTIGVEAAPGAADPDCAPVMLALPDVLAGDLGKVGTNAQATAAWGEPGAAVTFRCGVDQPGPSPDCQRVESGQGTVDWVAATGEDGTWRFTTYGREPAMEVTIPPTVLEDHSSSFVGDLTSAVTLVDATKECT; via the coding sequence GTGCCTCTCCCCCGCGCGTCCGCCCCTGCGGCCCTCGGCTGCCTGTTCCTGCTGTCCGCCTGCACCCCGACGATCGGGGTGGAGGCCGCGCCCGGCGCGGCGGACCCGGACTGCGCCCCGGTGATGCTGGCGCTGCCGGACGTCCTGGCGGGCGACCTGGGGAAGGTGGGCACGAACGCGCAGGCGACCGCGGCGTGGGGTGAGCCGGGTGCCGCGGTGACGTTCCGGTGCGGCGTGGACCAGCCGGGCCCGTCGCCGGACTGTCAGCGGGTGGAGTCGGGGCAGGGCACGGTGGACTGGGTGGCGGCGACGGGCGAGGACGGCACGTGGCGGTTCACGACGTACGGCCGGGAGCCGGCGATGGAGGTGACGATCCCGCCGACGGTGCTGGAGGACCACTCGTCGTCGTTCGTGGGTGACCTGACGTCGGCGGTGACGCTGGTGGACGCCACGAAGGAGTGCACCTGA